The proteins below come from a single Bacteroidales bacterium genomic window:
- a CDS encoding FkbM family methyltransferase, with the protein MLIKNLIKSIKNPTRAWRFFTFMLKFTLRKKRGILFIIGMDSNGIFDLMYRGYEKCYGFEANPERFEKLVKKYGKQPNIYIHNVAVAQYDGEVVLNISSNNNGASSSLGNFNKTWQEQYKAEKIEIVKSIKVPCINLHNFCIKNNISYIDDYLSDIQGMDLEVLKTMNPMIEQKRIGTITCEVTKNEKRNVYSDLPDNSENGFAELVNTNYELIAKGHGALKDNKFDKISKDEWEMDCKWKIKE; encoded by the coding sequence ATGTTGATTAAAAACCTAATTAAAAGCATCAAGAATCCCACAAGAGCATGGAGATTTTTCACATTTATGCTTAAATTTACATTAAGAAAGAAAAGAGGAATTCTATTTATAATAGGCATGGACAGTAATGGAATTTTTGATTTGATGTATCGGGGTTATGAAAAGTGTTACGGCTTTGAAGCAAACCCCGAACGATTTGAAAAATTAGTTAAGAAATACGGAAAACAACCGAACATTTACATACATAATGTTGCAGTAGCCCAATACGACGGAGAGGTTGTTTTGAACATCAGCAGTAATAATAATGGAGCATCTTCTTCTTTGGGAAATTTCAATAAAACATGGCAGGAACAATATAAAGCCGAAAAAATCGAAATAGTAAAATCAATTAAAGTACCTTGTATCAATTTACATAATTTCTGCATTAAAAATAATATTAGCTATATTGATGACTACCTTAGTGATATTCAGGGCATGGATTTAGAAGTGCTTAAAACAATGAACCCGATGATTGAACAAAAAAGAATCGGGACAATAACATGCGAAGTTACAAAAAATGAAAAACGAAATGTTTATAGTGACCTTCCGGATAATTCCGAAAACGGCTTTGCTGAATTAGTAAATACGAATTATGAATTAATAGCGAAAGGACATGGTGCTCTCAAAGATAATAAATTCGATAAAATTTCTAAAGATGAATGGGAAATGGATTGCAAATGGAAAATAAAAGAATAG
- a CDS encoding glycosyltransferase family 2 protein: MNKKLLSITIPTWNRSKTLDKALSHLLPQISVLKEYVELIISDNCSTDNTKEVIQEWRNKYKEIDFITFYQTENTGFFGNFRKCKELATGKFFWILSDDDFIQINVLETIINFLKNASPEIGLIYLNSKENNNKSIYIKDIDIFDVFYKFNHDLTLTSSVIFYNNKQNDDFIFKEFYKSNLIGFALLVDVIRYKNKAVIFNGYLLSFRMDKITGYNIFDAFVFDICKILSYMPTIGYSKKIISKFKEAIVKKIWVKRYFYLKAKGKMDAGLYTYPLKEVNKILKEHFSCTFNYWVFIFPLMLLPTFIIKYSFPIVEKLRNFIRK, translated from the coding sequence ATGAATAAAAAACTACTTAGCATAACAATTCCCACGTGGAACAGATCGAAAACATTGGACAAAGCATTATCTCATCTTTTGCCTCAAATTTCAGTGTTGAAGGAATATGTTGAACTTATAATTTCGGATAATTGTTCTACTGATAATACAAAAGAAGTCATACAGGAATGGAGAAATAAGTATAAAGAAATTGATTTTATTACTTTTTATCAAACAGAAAATACTGGATTTTTTGGTAATTTCAGAAAATGTAAGGAATTAGCTACCGGTAAGTTTTTTTGGATATTGTCAGATGATGATTTTATTCAAATAAATGTTTTAGAAACAATTATTAATTTTCTAAAAAATGCATCTCCTGAAATAGGTTTAATATATTTAAATAGCAAGGAAAATAACAACAAATCAATTTATATAAAAGACATTGATATATTTGATGTGTTTTATAAATTTAATCATGACCTTACATTAACCTCTTCTGTTATTTTTTATAATAATAAACAAAACGATGATTTTATTTTTAAGGAATTTTATAAATCTAATTTAATTGGTTTTGCATTATTGGTAGATGTTATCAGGTATAAGAATAAGGCCGTTATCTTCAATGGCTATTTATTAAGTTTTCGCATGGATAAAATTACAGGTTATAATATATTTGATGCTTTCGTATTTGACATTTGCAAGATATTATCATACATGCCTACAATAGGATATTCAAAAAAAATTATCAGCAAATTTAAAGAAGCTATTGTAAAAAAAATATGGGTGAAAAGATATTTTTATCTTAAAGCCAAAGGAAAAATGGATGCCGGCTTATATACTTATCCATTAAAAGAGGTTAATAAAATACTAAAAGAACATTTTAGTTGTACTTTTAACTATTGGGTTTTTATATTCCCTTTGATGTTATTGCCTACTTTCATAATTAAGTATAGCTTTCCCATAGTTGAAAAACTTAGAAATTTTATCAGAAAATAA
- a CDS encoding NAD(P)-dependent oxidoreductase gives MEKLKILITGGNGFLGVNIINALLKNKFDVVVLEKNRNFTSKLSHFTNDIKIFFSDDNDLEEIFRTNNIHSILHCATNYGKSGLNSEVIETNILMPIKLLELCKKYEVKYYINTDTFYNKVGNEDYTFLREYIKSKKHICDWLKLSSYNEIRILNMKLEHIYGPDDNADKFVPMIIKKLMNNEKEINLTFGEQKRDFIFVDDVVSAFIFAINNIDKFHTGYNELSVGTSKVITIKEFVMTAKNIIDSKSILNFGKLPYRDNEIMFSSAKLSSLQENGWKSIISLKEGLKKIIEFEKNRQNELIKTDNKF, from the coding sequence ATGGAAAAATTAAAAATTTTAATTACAGGAGGCAATGGTTTTTTAGGAGTGAATATAATTAACGCATTGTTAAAAAATAAATTTGATGTTGTTGTACTTGAAAAAAACAGAAACTTCACAAGCAAGTTATCTCATTTTACAAATGATATTAAAATCTTTTTTTCAGATGATAATGATTTAGAAGAAATTTTCAGAACAAATAACATCCATTCTATTTTGCATTGTGCAACAAACTATGGAAAAAGTGGTTTAAATTCAGAAGTTATTGAAACAAATATTTTAATGCCTATTAAACTTCTTGAACTATGTAAAAAATATGAAGTCAAATATTATATTAATACTGATACATTTTATAATAAAGTAGGTAATGAAGATTACACATTCCTGAGAGAATACATAAAAAGCAAAAAACATATTTGTGATTGGTTGAAATTATCATCGTATAATGAAATTCGTATTCTTAATATGAAACTTGAACACATATATGGACCCGATGATAATGCTGATAAGTTTGTTCCGATGATTATTAAAAAATTAATGAATAACGAAAAAGAAATAAATTTAACTTTTGGTGAACAAAAAAGAGATTTTATTTTTGTAGATGATGTTGTTTCAGCATTCATTTTTGCAATAAATAATATTGATAAATTTCATACCGGTTATAATGAATTGAGCGTGGGTACGTCAAAAGTTATTACGATAAAAGAGTTTGTAATGACCGCTAAAAATATTATTGATTCTAAATCTATTTTAAACTTTGGTAAATTACCTTACAGAGATAATGAAATAATGTTTTCTTCTGCTAAACTTTCTTCTTTACAGGAAAATGGATGGAAAAGCATTATTAGTTTAAAAGAAGGGTTAAAGAAAATAATTGAATTTGAGAAAAACCGGCAAAATGAACTCATAAAAACAGATAATAAATTTTAA
- a CDS encoding glycosyltransferase family 4 protein — MNRKNIFIHQQIIPEYRIPILNKILDKYENCYVIYGNSKKNSSLKNGKKPTNKNYLKTKNIFLFGKQNYYLTCLFQLLFKYKPKIIITQYSPGNIDVFLFYLLRPFLKFKLIGWYHGWNRKKNYSPNKTFYDKLRHFMLKKADGVILYSEDAKIILSKYKDPSKIFVANNTLDTETYTKLREQFHKTGREILKEKLNFKSKYNLIFSARLEAEKNPKALLRIYQLLRQKNSDISLHIIGSGSLENELKSIVKNQNIENVIFYGSIYDDEITGSIIYCSDLMIIPKWVGLSIIHSFSFECPIVTFDEKCHPPEIIYLIHGKTGYNFGKYSDMEIAESIIKYLLNETLQAEFRKNVLEMVATNASVDKMIGGISEAINYFSTTK; from the coding sequence ATGAATAGAAAAAATATTTTTATTCACCAACAAATAATACCAGAGTATAGAATTCCTATACTTAACAAAATTCTTGATAAATACGAGAATTGTTATGTGATATATGGAAATTCCAAAAAAAACAGTTCATTAAAAAATGGGAAAAAACCAACAAATAAGAATTACCTAAAAACTAAAAATATTTTTCTTTTCGGAAAACAAAACTATTATTTAACTTGTCTCTTTCAATTACTATTCAAATATAAACCTAAAATTATAATTACTCAATATAGCCCAGGAAACATTGATGTTTTTCTATTCTATTTGCTTCGTCCTTTTTTAAAATTCAAACTTATTGGCTGGTATCACGGTTGGAACAGAAAAAAAAATTATAGTCCAAACAAAACATTTTATGACAAGCTACGTCATTTTATGTTAAAAAAAGCCGATGGAGTGATTTTATATTCAGAGGATGCTAAAATAATTCTTTCTAAATACAAAGACCCATCTAAAATTTTTGTAGCAAATAATACATTAGATACTGAAACTTATACAAAACTAAGGGAACAGTTTCATAAAACAGGAAGAGAAATACTAAAAGAGAAACTTAATTTTAAGTCAAAATATAATCTTATTTTTTCAGCTCGTCTTGAAGCTGAAAAAAATCCCAAAGCTTTATTAAGAATTTATCAACTTCTCAGACAAAAAAACAGCGATATTTCTTTGCATATAATTGGCTCTGGCTCATTAGAAAACGAATTAAAGTCAATTGTAAAAAATCAGAATATCGAAAACGTAATTTTCTATGGAAGCATTTATGATGATGAAATTACAGGTAGCATAATTTATTGTTCTGACCTTATGATTATACCCAAGTGGGTTGGCTTATCAATTATACATTCATTCAGTTTTGAATGTCCCATAGTAACCTTTGATGAAAAGTGCCATCCTCCTGAAATCATATACTTGATTCATGGTAAAACCGGATACAATTTCGGCAAATATTCAGACATGGAAATTGCTGAATCAATTATTAAATATTTACTGAATGAAACATTGCAAGCCGAATTCAGAAAGAATGTTTTAGAAATGGTTGCTACAAATGCAAGTGTTGATAAAATGATTGGAGGAATATCTGAAGCTATTAATTATTTTTCTACGACAAAATAA
- a CDS encoding glycosyltransferase family 2 protein, with translation MNTFVCVVVPVYNRKNYLNKFLLSFQKQTFKNYKIIVVDDGSNDGTDLMINTNFPEVILLKGDGNLWWTGAINKGIKYCLDNFQNIDYFLIINDDLEVYENYLQTLVEAILQNPKTLIGSVAVDIEQPDVIIYGGSLNNALTAKGISLNKGKKLSSFPKNTTFNVSTLTGRGVLIPKIVFDEIGLYDDKHFKQCGDTELPARAKNKGYKLLVSYSAIVLSHTSATNDINRKKTYSLSDFKKKFFNVRSNSNLKYLFFYAWNSSKNPFYFVSYFICDLLRNLYHYFVRLKL, from the coding sequence ATGAACACTTTTGTTTGCGTTGTAGTTCCTGTTTATAATAGAAAAAATTATCTTAATAAATTTCTTTTATCTTTTCAAAAACAAACTTTTAAAAATTATAAGATTATTGTCGTAGACGACGGTTCAAACGATGGAACTGATTTAATGATTAATACAAACTTTCCTGAAGTAATTTTACTAAAAGGCGATGGAAATCTTTGGTGGACAGGAGCTATAAATAAAGGAATTAAATATTGCCTTGATAATTTTCAAAATATTGATTATTTTTTAATAATTAATGATGACCTTGAGGTATATGAAAATTACCTGCAAACTTTAGTTGAAGCCATATTACAAAATCCCAAAACATTAATTGGATCCGTTGCTGTTGACATTGAACAACCTGACGTAATTATTTATGGTGGCAGTTTAAATAATGCTCTAACAGCAAAAGGAATAAGTTTAAATAAAGGAAAAAAATTATCGTCATTCCCTAAAAATACCACGTTTAATGTTTCAACATTAACCGGCAGAGGCGTACTAATTCCTAAAATTGTATTTGACGAAATTGGTTTATATGACGACAAACATTTTAAACAATGCGGAGACACAGAACTTCCGGCTCGTGCAAAAAACAAAGGATATAAATTATTGGTTTCTTATTCTGCAATTGTTTTAAGTCATACATCCGCAACTAATGATATAAATAGAAAAAAAACATATAGTTTATCTGATTTCAAAAAGAAATTTTTTAATGTCAGGTCAAATTCTAATTTAAAATATTTATTTTTCTATGCATGGAATTCATCAAAAAATCCATTTTATTTTGTATCATATTTTATTTGTGATTTATTGAGAAATTTGTATCATTATTTTGTTAGATTGAAATTATAA
- a CDS encoding NAD-dependent epimerase/dehydratase family protein, producing the protein MKKVLVCGAGGFIGSHIVKKLKKEGFWVRGVDLKYPDFSKSHADDFVIGDLRNPILCKEILDNEFDEVYQLAADMGGAGYIFTGEHDADVMHNSATINLNILHYGQKAGIKKIFYSSSACIYPEYNQLDPDNPKCSEDSAYPAAPDSEYGWEKLFSERLYFSFHRNYKLEVRVARFHNIFGPEGTWKGGKEKAPAAMCRKIAEANDNGEIEVWGDGLQTRSFLYIDECLEGIRRLMDSTTFRGPVNIGSEEMVRINQLAEIVMKIAGKKIKIKNISGPLGVRGRNSDNNLIKEKLGWKPERPLKEGLEKTYKWIEEQVKLNK; encoded by the coding sequence ATGAAAAAAGTATTAGTTTGCGGCGCCGGTGGCTTTATTGGAAGCCATATTGTGAAAAAATTAAAAAAAGAAGGATTTTGGGTTCGTGGTGTTGACTTAAAATATCCTGATTTCAGCAAATCACATGCAGATGATTTTGTTATAGGTGATTTGAGAAATCCTATTCTTTGCAAAGAAATATTAGATAATGAATTTGACGAAGTTTATCAACTTGCTGCCGATATGGGTGGAGCCGGCTATATCTTCACCGGTGAACATGATGCCGATGTGATGCACAATTCCGCAACTATTAATTTAAATATATTGCACTATGGACAAAAGGCAGGAATAAAAAAAATATTTTATTCTTCTTCTGCGTGCATATATCCAGAATATAATCAACTTGACCCTGATAATCCAAAATGCTCAGAAGATTCGGCATATCCTGCTGCTCCAGATAGCGAATATGGTTGGGAAAAATTGTTTAGCGAAAGATTATACTTTTCATTTCACAGAAATTATAAATTAGAAGTAAGAGTTGCAAGATTTCATAATATTTTTGGACCAGAAGGCACATGGAAAGGCGGCAAAGAAAAAGCTCCTGCTGCTATGTGTAGAAAAATTGCTGAAGCAAATGATAATGGTGAAATTGAAGTTTGGGGTGATGGATTACAGACAAGGTCGTTTCTATATATTGATGAGTGCTTGGAAGGAATCAGAAGATTAATGGATTCAACAACATTCAGAGGACCTGTTAATATTGGTTCGGAAGAAATGGTTAGAATAAATCAGCTTGCTGAAATAGTTATGAAAATTGCAGGTAAAAAAATTAAAATTAAAAATATTTCGGGACCACTTGGCGTAAGAGGCAGAAATTCTGACAATAATCTGATAAAAGAAAAATTAGGATGGAAACCCGAACGACCATTAAAAGAAGGTCTTGAAAAAACATATAAATGGATTGAAGAACAAGTAAAATTAAATAAATGA
- a CDS encoding glycosyltransferase family 1 protein: protein MTPQKNIGIYLSSEPKDGGKFQYSMSILEALAFPNKNFNVTAFYLDENWKKYIPNNINKFHIKISKFYLIIKIIRKIILFCPLGISIWRKVGKLIDSKQICFFKKNIELILFPGNDSLSYLTTKKTIAPIHDLMHIYEKRFKEVGSKKTYNSREKYYKNVCKYSKAIFVDSELGKKHVLENYKVNYSKIYVVPYNAPSYVSANKENNDELLKSYNLPDKFIFYPAQFWEHKNHRNLIKAIFLLKKQNLIINVVLVGSMIKEFEYVYKEALSLISNYKLNSQIYILGYVNNEELVQLYKRAIALIMPTFFGPTNIPPLEAFALGCPVLTSNIYAIPEQVGNAALLFDPNDYVDIAEKIKIIYSNIELRNNLTKLGNKRSILFSQEKSNNKVNKIIFDLLK from the coding sequence ATGACACCTCAGAAAAATATTGGAATTTATTTATCATCGGAACCTAAGGATGGAGGAAAATTTCAATACTCAATGTCTATCCTTGAAGCACTTGCATTTCCGAATAAAAATTTTAATGTAACTGCATTTTATCTTGATGAAAATTGGAAAAAATATATTCCTAATAATATAAATAAATTCCATATTAAAATATCAAAATTTTACCTGATAATAAAAATAATTAGAAAAATTATACTTTTCTGCCCTCTCGGAATATCAATATGGAGAAAAGTTGGAAAACTGATTGACTCAAAACAAATATGTTTTTTCAAAAAAAACATTGAATTAATTCTTTTCCCAGGAAACGATTCTCTTTCATATTTAACCACAAAAAAAACAATTGCCCCTATCCATGATTTAATGCACATTTATGAGAAACGGTTCAAAGAAGTTGGAAGTAAAAAAACTTATAATTCCAGAGAAAAATATTATAAAAATGTGTGTAAATATTCCAAAGCGATTTTTGTTGATTCTGAATTAGGGAAAAAACATGTTTTGGAAAATTATAAAGTGAATTATAGTAAAATTTATGTTGTGCCTTATAATGCCCCTTCATATGTTTCCGCCAATAAAGAAAATAATGATGAATTATTAAAGTCATATAATTTACCTGATAAATTTATTTTTTACCCTGCTCAATTCTGGGAACATAAAAACCACAGAAACCTTATAAAAGCAATATTTTTGTTAAAAAAACAAAACTTAATAATAAATGTTGTTTTGGTAGGAAGTATGATTAAAGAATTTGAGTATGTTTATAAAGAAGCACTAAGCTTGATATCAAATTACAAGCTGAATAGCCAAATTTATATTTTAGGATACGTTAATAATGAAGAATTAGTGCAATTGTATAAAAGAGCTATTGCATTGATTATGCCTACTTTTTTCGGACCCACAAATATTCCTCCTCTTGAAGCATTTGCATTAGGATGCCCTGTATTGACTTCAAATATTTATGCAATTCCCGAACAAGTTGGTAATGCTGCTTTATTATTTGACCCTAATGATTATGTTGATATAGCTGAGAAAATTAAAATTATTTATAGTAACATTGAGCTTAGAAACAATTTAACTAAATTAGGAAATAAAAGAAGCATTTTATTTTCACAAGAAAAATCAAATAACAAAGTAAATAAAATTATTTTTGATTTATTAAAATAA
- a CDS encoding DegT/DnrJ/EryC1/StrS family aminotransferase, with protein MSNKFIPVCEPFLNGNEEKYVLDALQTGWISSAGKYIPAFEEKFAEYIGVKHAIAVTNGTTALHLALVALGIKNDDEVIIPNFTMIASAFAVCYTGAKPVFVDAEPITWNIDTNLIKEKITKNTKAIMPVHIWGHPCNMNPIIEIAKKYNLKIIEDAAESHGATYNNIKCGALSDISCFSFFANKIITTGEGGMVLTNNDDLAEKCRYYKNLCFPLDGKRNYQHNHIGFNYRMSNIIAAIGLAQVEKIDYYIEKRRTNNELYKKNLSDTPELIFQPEESYAKNVYWMNSVVLNKEKTKIDRDTLVFKLKEKGVDTRLFFTGMNKQISLKEYGCIRDNDYPVSDYLTQNGFYLPSSSHLNEEDIAYICGVIKDIIKN; from the coding sequence ATGAGTAATAAATTTATCCCTGTTTGCGAACCATTTTTAAACGGAAATGAAGAAAAATATGTTTTAGATGCTCTTCAAACCGGTTGGATTTCATCCGCAGGTAAATATATTCCTGCTTTTGAAGAAAAATTTGCCGAATATATTGGAGTAAAACATGCAATAGCTGTTACTAACGGAACAACTGCTCTGCATTTAGCTTTAGTGGCTTTAGGAATAAAAAATGATGACGAAGTCATAATACCCAATTTTACAATGATTGCAAGTGCTTTTGCAGTGTGTTATACGGGAGCAAAACCTGTGTTTGTTGATGCCGAACCAATAACGTGGAATATTGATACTAACCTGATAAAAGAAAAAATAACAAAAAACACAAAAGCTATTATGCCTGTTCATATTTGGGGACATCCTTGCAATATGAACCCAATTATTGAAATAGCAAAAAAATATAATTTAAAAATCATTGAAGATGCGGCTGAATCTCATGGCGCAACATATAACAACATAAAATGCGGAGCATTAAGTGATATTTCTTGTTTTAGTTTTTTTGCAAATAAAATAATAACTACAGGTGAAGGTGGAATGGTTCTAACAAATAATGATGACTTAGCCGAGAAATGCAGATATTATAAAAATCTATGTTTTCCTTTAGATGGCAAAAGAAACTATCAACATAACCACATCGGATTTAATTACCGAATGTCAAACATTATTGCTGCTATTGGTTTAGCACAAGTTGAAAAAATTGATTATTATATCGAAAAAAGAAGGACAAATAATGAATTATATAAAAAGAATTTATCTGATACTCCTGAATTAATATTTCAGCCGGAAGAAAGCTATGCAAAAAATGTTTACTGGATGAACTCAGTTGTTTTAAATAAAGAAAAAACAAAAATCGACAGAGATACATTAGTTTTTAAATTAAAAGAAAAAGGTGTTGATACAAGATTGTTTTTTACAGGTATGAATAAACAAATTTCCTTAAAAGAATACGGATGTATTCGTGATAATGATTATCCAGTTTCGGACTATCTTACGCAAAACGGTTTTTATTTACCTTCATCCTCACATTTAAATGAAGAAGATATTGCTTACATTTGTGGTGTAATTAAAGACATTATTAAAAATTAA
- a CDS encoding class I SAM-dependent methyltransferase, giving the protein MNIFNNYAEFYDAYYSEKNYNAEIDFILKLANKNGLLNPKNVLDIGCGTGGHIVPLAQKKIFVKGFDLSENMIDYAKNKIQKENLQQYSKVEIGNAIDYRDNNKYDLVIAMFAVMGYLNKTEDILSAIETVKTHLNQNGLFIFDFWFGPAVLHNLPETRIQEFELNNKKIIRLVQPELNVLENTVTVNYKMIKFNSENSIEQSSESHKMRYFFINELGYFFNINGLKIIDICPFMELNKKPNINDWNVTIVAKQK; this is encoded by the coding sequence ATGAATATTTTTAACAATTACGCTGAGTTCTATGATGCATATTATTCAGAAAAAAACTATAATGCTGAAATAGATTTCATTTTAAAACTTGCAAATAAAAATGGGCTTTTAAACCCGAAAAACGTTCTTGACATTGGATGTGGAACAGGCGGACATATAGTTCCATTAGCGCAAAAGAAAATTTTTGTTAAAGGATTTGATTTATCAGAAAACATGATAGATTATGCAAAAAACAAAATCCAAAAAGAGAATTTACAGCAATACAGTAAAGTAGAGATTGGTAATGCAATAGATTACCGCGATAATAATAAGTACGACTTGGTTATTGCCATGTTTGCCGTAATGGGATATTTAAATAAAACCGAAGATATTTTATCTGCAATTGAAACAGTTAAAACGCATCTAAATCAAAATGGATTGTTTATTTTTGACTTTTGGTTTGGTCCGGCTGTTTTGCATAATTTACCCGAAACCAGAATTCAGGAATTTGAACTTAATAATAAAAAAATTATTCGCTTAGTGCAGCCCGAACTTAATGTATTGGAAAATACTGTAACTGTTAATTACAAAATGATTAAATTTAATTCCGAGAATTCTATTGAACAATCTTCAGAATCTCATAAAATGAGATATTTTTTTATTAATGAATTAGGTTATTTTTTTAATATCAATGGGCTTAAAATAATAGATATATGTCCTTTTATGGAGTTAAACAAAAAACCTAACATTAATGATTGGAATGTTACAATTGTTGCTAAACAGAAATAA
- a CDS encoding lipopolysaccharide biosynthesis protein, protein MNESSIKTTSLKSVKWVSLGILLPKLFAPLITILLTIYLSPKDFGIVAICGVFIGFFTIIQGLGITEYIIKDQEIDDEKLNTAFFTNVFLSIIIYLIFLVSTPLIFYIYKEEILLKIFPILSFTIILDSIGNVHLSLLRKKMKFRQIFFINFYPILISIIIILPLAYYGKGVWALVIGSLAKSLVINIHYIISSKWIPKFQYNKNKLKEMFHFGKWVIIEKAQESIYLNIDILLLGYFGNLSITGIYSLARNWIWIVYGIINGPLANIVYPAVSKIQNSIEKLKETICEILHRIILINLPVTIGLSIVSYILFPLIFKEKWNGISEIFAILVIGEGVSRNMGVQRDLFKIINRPDIYPKYFFINILFALITYPIAIKYGIITFCFIRILNDFIYTYIQIILTSKLFKIKFKDYYRISFHTILSTLIMGSFLLIIIFVAKRTNIINDYFLSAILILAGILVYSFSIRLFEFTVYNKIINELKIIIGLKK, encoded by the coding sequence ATGAATGAATCAAGTATAAAAACCACATCTTTAAAATCAGTAAAATGGGTTAGCTTGGGTATTCTTTTACCTAAGTTATTCGCTCCTTTAATTACAATTCTTTTAACCATATACTTATCTCCTAAAGATTTTGGAATAGTAGCTATATGCGGTGTATTCATTGGTTTTTTTACGATAATTCAAGGTCTTGGAATTACTGAATATATTATAAAAGACCAGGAAATTGATGACGAAAAACTTAATACTGCTTTTTTTACAAATGTTTTTCTCAGCATAATAATTTATTTAATATTTCTGGTTTCTACTCCTTTAATATTTTATATTTATAAAGAAGAAATATTGCTGAAAATATTTCCTATTTTAAGCTTTACAATAATTCTTGACTCAATAGGAAATGTTCATTTATCATTGTTAAGAAAAAAAATGAAATTCAGGCAAATCTTTTTTATTAATTTTTATCCTATTTTAATCTCAATAATAATTATTCTCCCACTTGCTTATTATGGAAAAGGCGTTTGGGCTCTTGTAATAGGTAGCTTGGCAAAAAGTTTGGTTATAAATATTCACTATATTATTTCTTCAAAATGGATACCTAAATTTCAGTATAACAAAAATAAACTTAAAGAAATGTTTCATTTCGGAAAGTGGGTGATTATTGAAAAGGCACAAGAAAGCATTTATCTAAACATTGATATTTTACTTTTAGGTTATTTCGGTAATCTTTCAATAACAGGTATATATTCATTAGCAAGAAATTGGATATGGATTGTTTACGGAATAATAAATGGACCATTAGCTAATATTGTTTATCCTGCGGTTAGCAAGATTCAAAACTCAATTGAAAAGTTAAAAGAAACCATTTGTGAAATATTACATAGAATAATATTAATTAATTTACCAGTAACAATTGGACTTTCAATAGTTTCATATATTCTTTTCCCTTTAATTTTTAAAGAAAAATGGAATGGAATATCCGAAATTTTTGCAATTCTTGTAATTGGAGAAGGCGTATCAAGAAATATGGGTGTTCAAAGGGATTTATTTAAAATTATTAATCGTCCTGATATTTATCCTAAATATTTTTTTATAAACATATTATTTGCATTAATTACATACCCGATAGCAATTAAATATGGTATTATTACCTTTTGTTTTATCAGAATATTAAATGATTTTATTTATACATATATTCAAATTATTCTAACATCTAAATTATTTAAAATAAAATTTAAGGATTATTATAGAATTTCATTTCACACCATATTATCTACTTTAATTATGGGTTCATTTTTATTAATTATTATATTTGTGGCAAAACGGACTAATATTATTAATGATTACTTCCTGAGTGCCATACTTATATTAGCAGGTATTTTGGTATATTCTTTTTCAATAAGATTATTTGAGTTTACTGTTTATAATAAAATAATAAATGAACTTAAAATTATAATTGGTTTAAAAAAATAA